The genome window ATacagattaattaattaatgtgggatgctgcagcacagggaaaacttcagctcctctgctgcaAGGAACCATTTCAAACTCAAATGTGCAAAAGCAGAGTTAGAATATCCCTCCAGCCTTGGAGgcactgaaatgaaaatgcCTCACACACAAAACTCCTCTGGACCACACCTGACCACTGTGATGTTGAACCATCACAGGAATcctgtggggcagctgctctgcagctcagcccacAAAGCCAACACTTTAATTTTGGCACTGCATTTGCCTGGGTTTGATACAGACACTGCTAACTCTCCTCAGCATTTAGTCTGGTTTTTGTTTAGTGCCTGTCAGCACTCAGCAAGCCCTCAGTGTGAGGAGGAGAACAGGTCAGTACCAAATGCTTGTTATTTCTTGCACAGTCTTGAGTGCCAAAGGGAATTGCAGGCACTGGGGAACAGCAGCACCATTAAATCCACCCAAAACACCACTTGCTTTGCAAACTGGAACAAAGAAAGCTgaagtcagcagaaaaaaaaataagaggcTGCAACCACCAGGGCCTGTTCTTTAAACCAGTAACAGGAACAAGTTTCTCATGGACCAGGGCTTGTTCTTTAAACCAGCAAAGGTTTCTCATGGACCAGCCTGTACACGGGACTGTGAGCAATGCAGGGAGAAGCCCATGAGGTCTCCAGTCATGTAAAAGAGCAGGCCCAAGCTCAGTTTCCTCAAAGAGCATGACTGACAGCACAAGGCTGCAGATCCTCTCCCTGAAGCCAGGGCCTCTCTGCAGGACAGCTCTGtgcccccaaaatcagccccaacaCACCAGATGTGGGCTTTGAAAAGGAGAGTGGAAAGAAGAGGGTGCAATACCAAGTTACCCCCAGGACTCTGTGCCAAGAGGATGCTCTGGGCTATCCTGCAGGAAGCAGCACcatcctgtgccagctctgacTGGGGGCTGTGTGAAACCCACCTGGGGGAGAGCCTGCAGCCCTTCTGCAGGTAGTGGGTGAGCCTCCCTGCAGATGCCAGGAGGAGCCCAAAGTATGGGGGTGATGGCTTGATGGGCCTGGAGAGGAACTCGGGGTGATACTGAACACCAACGAAGAAAGGATggtctgaaaacaaacaaaacattcaGGTCAAGGCTCTCAAGcttggggctgagctgcaggtgaAATTCTTGTTATGCTGTCCATAAATGGAGAGTGAcatgggattttatttttaccaTCATTTTATGGATGGAATCAAGAAAGTCAATGGGTCCCACATGAAAAGCTGTTCCATTCCCCTCCAAACACTTTCCCTTGTCCATCCCACACACAAACCAGCTGGTTAAGGACTCACCTTCCAGCTCAACCACTTCcatcctctctccctcctcatCCTGCCCCACAAACTTCAGACCTTGCTCTTCAAAACACTTTTTCAGTTCTGGATTGACCTAGAAAATCAGAAGCAAGACAAGCCATGATCTCTTGTGCCTGGATTGCACAGGAAAGCTCAATATCCACATGAGCATTTTTACCTCaaatctgtgtctgtgtctctcTTCCAAGAAATCATGATCTCCATAGAGCTTCCCTGCAGCAGAAGTAAAATGTTCCTTAGAGCAGTGATCACAGCTTTTAACACATCCATTTGATCAGCATCCTTCAGAATCTGCCACTTCTGGAGGGAATTAAATTCCCTGATCCCCATTCCCCAGCAGAACAATCTGTGAACAGCTGCCATTCAGGGATGTTTGAACATCCCCAGGCCTCACTTCCCCAAGGAAACATTTCCAGAAGAGGCAAGAAGGGCCTTACTCATGATTGAATTCTTGGTTTGGAAGAGTGTCCTCCTCTTGCCAAGCCTCATTGTCCCACCCATCTGCCCAGGATTATGTTCTGGCATGTCTATGACCTGTGGaaagaattcagagggaggTGAGAATCAGGGAGAATTAACAATAACAGGCAGACTCTGAcacataaaaggaaaaaaaatcccaccaacaTTCATGCAAAAAACCAAGGAAACCAGCCCAAGGAACAGAACAAGGCAGACCAAGAGAACTGGGGTAGCTGCCTGAGCTGTTCAGTACCTATGGATATTTTGTGGATATTCAGGGAACTTTCacagaggaaatggcctcagagTTTACACAGATTGCACACACCAATACTGGGCTGTTTATTGAATTgcattttaaacaaacaaacaaatttatgggggaaaaaattaaatcagaCTTGCTCACCCTTTGATAAATAACACCATAAGCTGTTTTTGGTAACTTCCTCACTTTGAGGAAGCCAATTATTATGTCAGACCCTGGACCAGAGACACAGAGCCTTCCACAATTGTTCCCAGGAATTCAGATCTGTCTGCAGCTATCATACAACAGTtagagttggaagggaccttaaatcccatccagtgccacccctgccatggcagggacacctcccactgtcccaggtgctcccagccctgtccaaccctgagggatccagggacagccacagcttctcctggCCATCATGCCCAGGGATGTGCGGGACAGTCAGGTAAGGATATCACAAATAAATCACCATAAACTCACCACTGGATGAGAAGTTTTGGGGTCAAACTCTGTTGAGTTGGCATCTGCAATGCAACATTCAGCAGTCAGGAGCACAGAGTGGCTCAGACCATGGCAtcacctgcaggagctgctgctcctcatccccagagcagcccaggcagcaggaacagggctGCCAGCACTGTTCAGTACCAATTCCAAAGGCTGCAGCTACAGGATAAGCCACCCTCACTCAGGAAAAACACAGCTTCAAGTACAGAAATAaaggcagggagagggaaaggagcacAATGGTCTGAGGAATTCCTTTTTCCTCACCCTCATTACTGCAGAGAACCAAAGAGGCTGAGAACTCCATTTAGCACTCTCTGAAGGGAGCTGTGTTAACAATCCAAGCAGAGGGGCTCAGAAGACAACTCCACTcactgaaggagctgcagctgctggctaCCTGAATTGCTGTTTGGGCTTCATTGCCACTGGCTGCAGTGGGAATTTGCCATGGTGTTTCATTTTCAGGAGCTAAGAACCTCATGTTGAGCAACAGGAAGTTTTCTGTCATTATCAGCATGACTTACtcctttgatttttatttatataggTTAAGGAAATTGCTTTTTTTACTTTGAATTAGCAAAAGAGATCGGGATTTTTACAGGTCTAGGTAAAAAATTAAACTGACCTATGAAAAACTTCAAATCACATTATCTAAAAAAGTCTAAAAAGTATCTAAACAAGTCACAGCAACCCAAGAAATGACCAAAGGCAGGAAAGGTTTTGTGCCATTACCTGTCCAACCAAGGACACTGCGAGCAAACTCCACCACTGCCAGCTGCATTCCCAGACAGACTCCTGTGGAAGGACAGACAGCACATGGATCAGGTCAGGACAGGGACCTCTGAGCCCTTGCTGCAAGCACACACACCCTCACAGAGGATCCTGAGCCAGAGGAAAACCTGGATGAGGCAGATCTTTGGGATTCAGGGCTCTCTAGTCCTGACAAGCTTCActtccctccctttcccatCCCCTCTGCTCAAACTCCAGTTTCTCACCACAGACACTTCACTGAAATGCAGCCTTGTATTCCCTGGTGCCAAGATCACCACAGCCTGATGTGAAACATCCCCAGACTGCAATCCCCTCATTACACACTCCCTGTCAGCCAGCCCAGCCAACTGTGACCACTCCAGAGCTaagcagggctgaggctgcacTCCCTGCTCATCCACACACCAGTGACGatcagggcagctcctgctgcagagcagtACAGACACCTTCAACTTCCCTTCCTTTATTTCTGATGGATGAAACATTATTCTCACCTAAAAagggttttttctgtttccttgcCCAGGAAATAGCTTGGATTTTGCCTTCTGTCCCTCGAACACCAAATCCACCAGGAACCAGAACTCCACTGCATGAGGATGAAGAGATTCCATTCAGCATGGCTGCCCCAAACCACACACCCACACCACAAATCACCTCCCTCCCATACAATCCTGCCCTGGCAAGGCCTCTCCGCCCTGAAAAGGGCTCTGAAACAGCCACGTGgcaaggcctggctgcagcagtttCACATAAAGAGGGGGAAATATTTCATAAATGCCAATTTTACCTTCCCAAAGAGAGATCCCAAGTATCTCACAGGTTCCCATGCAGAAATGGTTCATGCTGTGGGACTCACACACCCTGCCCCAAACGTGTTTGCAAACACATCACCCAGCCAGGCCCATGCTGAGGAAAGCCCAGTGTCAGGTTGTCCCAACACCAAACCCTGCAGGAGGTTCTTTATTCTGTTCTCACTCCAATCCTGAGGGGTTACAGGCCCCACTTGTTCTTGGTTTTGTGCTAATTCTTGGCACTCCTCTGCATACCAATGCTTTTCCCCCTCTCATACTATTTCTGAAGAATTTGTTACCCCATTTACATCTTCCAACCTCACTCTGGCTTCACTTGTACCTTTCCTTCCTCCTGATTTCCTCTCACAGTTCCCATCTGATCATGCAGGTGTGCATATCCTCACCACCATGATCATTTCCCCCACTTATTTAACAATTCTCCATTTAACACCTTCTCCTAAATGTCCCTGAGAGGTGTCTGGGGCCTGGTCAGAGTGTGCTGAAAACAGATTTATCAGACATTCTCCAAGGAAAGGGCCACAGCAGAACTTACTCAGCACCACAGAGCTTCTGCCAGGCCTCGTGGTACCTGACAGGCTCCTCCTGCAGAGTGTCTGGCTCCAAGTCAGCAGAGTCAATGTACTGGGAagaaatccaaaaaaaaaaaaaaaagatgatgaGATATTGAGACAGCATCATTCCTCCTGGAAACCTCTGGATTTGTTTCCTAATGGATTCTTTAGTTTTTTCTGGGCTGATTTCCCATCTGTTAGCCAACAAAACTCCTTTTCTCACCCCCCTGTTCCTGGTGCACAAACAGAACCCATGATTTCTGTGTCCtcccctctctgcagccctgctgggactCCCACCAagcccctgagccccagcctgtGATGTTCAGTGTGAGGATGGTGGGAGCATGGGGCTGTGCAGACACAAAGCACCACACAGACAGGAAAAAACCTATCCCTCTCTCATCAAATAAACATCTCCTTCAAGAGGCACTGCAGAAGAAATAGGCTATGGTGAAACAGGCTGCTGTAATTAAAGGGTGTTATGACAATGGAAAAAACCCtgcaatttttccattttctcatcTCCAGCATTCCAGTACCTCTGAACTTCTGGGTGTATTGGCAGGCTGCTAACCCTTTAAAAGAACAATATTGTCCTTCTTTTTTCGTTTGTTTTTTGGAAGTTGCAAAACTACCAATCAGTTCTTTAAGTAACAACAGCTACTCAGTTCTTCAGCACAGAGCTCACAGAGCTCACTtcactgctgagccactcagacacagctgtgccagggaacaCCCACAGATCCACGTGCAGGGTTTGCACTTTACCTGTCTTGTTTTGCTTATTTTCACCTCTACTGATTTTGGAAGTTGAAAGGAAATCCTGACCTAGATCAGCACTGTTAAAAAGCAATCACCTATTTCCATGACTCACTGACATCATGGAACTGCTGGGCATTTAGAAATCtattgaaatgaaaatttaatttctagCAACATGTAGAATTCATATTTCACCTCTTCAGAGCATCCAGCTATGACCAAGACCCCTGAAAGCATCTGTGCATCCAAACCAACATGAAAACCTTAATAaagcctgaggcaggagcatcATAAAACCTGAGTACCACAAggttaacaacaacaaaaagggtaaaacaacaaaaaggatATAAGAACAAAAAGAATTACTTGCAACAAGTGTCAGAGAAATGAGAGCAGAGAGTGCCACCTCCAATCCATCCACCACTGTCACAGTGGAGTTTCCATCCATTCCAGCTCACAGGAGGACAGGCTGCTTTGCTCTGAAGCTGCTTTGCTCTGAAGCTGCTTTAGGCCTGATAACAGCTGTTTTAAAGCTGTTATAATCAAAACAGCTGTTTTGATGCAAGGATAATTTGGATGTTCACTGGCTTAATCACTTCTCCCTTTCTGTCTATGGCTTTGTGAAAATCTGAGTCAGGATGGGCAGCAGTGTAGGTGGAAGCAGCGTGGGTGGAGTTTTTCCCCCACACACAGACCCAGCCCTACCTTGATGTCAAGTTTGTGGTTGATGGCCAGGGCAGAGTGCTCCAGGGCTTTGATGACAGATGCATAGGAGTCAGAAAATTTGGTGTATTTGCCCACCAGGGCAATGGAGCACGTTTCAAGCAGACGGTCGTACCTGCAGGACACCAGAGCACACAGGTTATTCCAGCAGCAACAGGACAGGGATGGAATCTTCCATTCTCTTCAGCCTTCCAAGGAACAAACAAACTTTTCCTGTTCTCCTCAGTGTGTCCAGCAGAGCTGACGTCCTTGCAACAGTGACCTTTTACAATAATTAAGATTTAGAAACATCAAAGCGAGATCAAACCCAGAACAATGACTGAGGAAAACACTTGCAGAAAGCCACACATAAATTAACTCCTCTCTGCTGATGATGAAAAGCCACTCTGAGCAGATCCGAGCTGCCTTTTCAGGAAGCTGTATTAGATTCAAAGGCTGCACTGAACTCCTAGGAGAGGATCAAAGCACAGCTTGGTGTATGTTTGTACTGCACAGCATCTTCCCacgctgctgctgagctcctaTCAGCAGCTCCACACACAGGAAGGATTTCTGCAGCCCTGAGGCTGGGCTGCCTCCACTCTCAATCCCCAGCACCTGGCAGCACAGGATTCACACAGCACTCCTGGCCACAGCTAAGTTTGTTTAAAGTTTCTCTCAGAATTGCTAAATAACTTCAGCCCAGCTGGTGATAAGGACATTCCCCATCAAAGGAAATGTTATTGACAGCGCTGGCTTGTGGCAGGCACAGAAATCAAGGAAAGCATCTAGAtcttgaaaattaatttcttttaaggACAAACATATTTAAGGCTTCAGTTGACATTCAAGCACTTTCTGAAAAGACTGTATTCACTATTTCCCCATGAACACTGATTCTATTCCTCAGAAGAAAAACCCCCACAATTCAGTTTCTCAGTTTCAGACTCCAGTGTCCAAGGAGTCTCAGAAACAGGTACCAAACACTTGTCTCACTTGCCTGAAAGCACTCTCAAAGATATTCTTTGACACTCCTGACATCTCCATATAGCTACAAAAGGATTTCAACACTTGGTAATGTTactgagagatttttttttttaataaaaagggagggcagagctgtccAGCTGTTAATAACTTCAAGAGCTTTTAATAACTTCAAGCTGGGTTTGACTCACAGTAAACTTCCAACAGAAGATAAGGATCTCACTAAGTTTATCTCACAGGATTTTATGGagaaaaggctgagggaattggggtggttcagcctgaagaagaaaaagcccCAGGGAGAGGGAGATGTTATGGCAGCCTTCCAGCAAGAGGATTTATGAGAAACGTTTTAGTAGGGTCTGTTGTGCCTGGACAAGTGGTGATGGTTTTAATCTAAAAGAAGGGGGATTTAGGCAGATACAAGGATGAAATTTTGTACAatgagagtggtgaggcactggcacaggttgtctGAAACCCATTCAGTTGTTTTAGCAGCACATTAATGAGTGAAGTTCAGAGCAGCTCTTGCAAGCAAAAGAAACCCAGTTGGAATAAAATTTCCACATTCTCATCGAGGCATGGCTTATGTCTTCACCTCCAAGGGAAATGCAAGATCATCACTGCATTAAGGCTCAGCTAAACAAAGCAGGAAGAACAGAAGTGGGAGCTGTAGGATTTTTGGTTTCATCAAGCCTGACATCTGTGAGATAACACATAACTTTCATCTCCATTTGAAAGTATTAACAAAATTTTGTTATTTCAACATGAATGCTTTGGGAAGAAcctcccacagcagctgtggaaacATTCAAAGTGcagatggggctctgagcaaaaGTAAAAAACCAATGTGAGCATGTAAGAATAGACTTGAGGAACAGGAAATGACACACATTATCTCAAACAATCAACAACcaagaacagaaataaatccTGAAGTGTGCTGCAgtgtgcccagcagggcagctcaCCTGTCTGCCATCTCCTTCCACTTCATGAGCATCCTCCTGGGCTGCCTCTCGATGGGCAGGTCCAGCCTGTGCCTGAAGTAATCCacaactccctgctcctccagcagcagaggaacCCGGTAGATGGAGGAGACATCATGGACACAAATCACCTGTTCAGAAAATAAGGATATCATTAAAACAGCAATCCAGTGCCTCTACAATCATTTTTACTCAGAGTATTCCTCTAGCAGAAAACCATATGACCACGTAAACTTCCAGACAATAACATTTTGAATAATATAATGTAGcaatgatattttatgaaaaatcctttccttaggattttttctcctgagaagctgaaaggcctcaggaacaaaatgtaaacattgattatctggtgctgtggaatgcaacaggtgcatctgtgattggcccatgttggatgtttgtaattaatggccaatcacagtcagtcagctcagactctctgaaccacaaacctttgttatcattctttcttttgctattcttagccagccttctgatgaaatcctttcttctattcttttagtatagttttaatatgatatatatcataaaataataaatcagccttctgaaacatggactcagatcctcatctcttccctcaccctaagacccctgtgaacaccatcacaataTAACTAGCAGTAGTTTAATACTGGTTTCCTTATGCCTGAAAAAGCCATTTCTTCAGCACTTGCAAGGCATTGCTGCTCCCTGGAGCCCCTTGGGAAGGGTTAGAACACAGCAACCCAGCAGGAGAGTCAGCTGCCCAGCACTCAGCAAAGTTCAAAGGACACCCCAGAGAGACTCCTGTGACACAGAATCACAAGTGAAGCTCCAGACAaactgccacaggcacagcttcCCCTTCCCTCACTGTCCTTCCTAACCAGGGCTCCCAGTCTGAGAGAAACCCAGGGCAATCTGTGACCCCAACACACTTTACAGGGTGCCCCTCATCCAATTTGGGATTACACAATTAAGAGCAAAGAATTCTTAGGTCAATGAGGAGAATCTACATCAACAGTTCTAGTGCACTGAAATGGGAAAAGAAGGCTCAGGACAAATGTCATCTGTCCATTAATAATGAACCTGTACTTTAATGATCCAAAACACACTGGCAACACTTCTTTAAATCCTCATTTTGGCAAAACTTCTTTAAATCTTCATTTCTACTGACTCAAATGAAAGCAGAGTTCAGTTCTGCACCAGTCAAACCTCCTTGGCTGCACATTTTCCTCTTTTACTGCTCACTTCTCAATCCAAGTGCAACAGCAGTCAGAGCAAGAACTACACAGAACTGCATTAAACTTCCTGGAAAGGGACAAGAGCCAACTTATTCTGAATTCCTGGCCAACAAGAGGTAGATATTTTACTGATGACACATCAACATTATTGCCAGCAGTGCAGTGCTTGAAATTGCAGGACTCAAGTCTGGTCTTGCTATAGAGCAGATTAATGAAAATTACTTGACAGAACCTGGGATTATGAAGTTATACTCAGTCTTTCACAAAAAGACAACATTCTGTGAGCTCCAGCTGGATTGCAAAGTGCTAAAACTCAGCCTACACACTTTTGACTATTTTCCAAGGTCCACCTTAGAATGTGTTACAAGTCTCAGTATAGAAAGAATCGTGCAAACAAGGAATCTGTGCACATCACAGCCTTCAAGTGAAGCACTGCTTCTCCCAAACACCATTTCAACCTCTCTGAGAAATCTCTCCTCAAGAATTCTCGGGCAGAACAATAACATTGTGAAAAGAGCAGAAGTACAGTCATATATCCTTTAAAACTAATTTTGGGTAATCTTTTCACCTCTAAATACTGGAAAATCTTGTTCTATGTTCACAGAAGGAATGTGGAACTATAATGAAGGTTAAAACAGTGATTCAGAAATCACCTTGGATTCCAGAAAATCTTATACCAATCACCTTACAAGAAAACCAGGGTGCTGGCACAAAAAGAATTGGCTTAGCAGCAGGTTCATGTGTCAGGAAGGGAGGTAAGACAAAGCAGCAAATGAATTATGCAGCTACCAAAACACAGAGCTGGAACTGCTGCACTAGACAAAACCCCCCTCAGCACCTGACAAACAGCTCCAGTATTTACTGCAAGGAAGCACAGACAGCAACCCTCACCTGTTCTGGTTCAACATGACAGAACATGGAAATCTTTTCTTTTACTGAGGTATCCAGTGGAGTGGAGCACCTGCAAACAATCTAACACAGCAGCAACATCAGGGTTGTGATGCAAACAGAAACACCCAGGCATTCATAAAACAAACCTCTAGAAAGAGCTGTCTTTGTGCAGACTCtgatttgagaaaaaaaaaaaaacaacccacaatTCAGTTTCTTTTCCCTATTTATCACCACTATAGAAGAGTTCTCATAGAATTACTTAGACAAGACTGCTGCAGCAACATGCCAGATTTTAGATTTAATGCCACAAACTTTAAAGCTACACAAACCTTACCAGATCTGGAGAGAGTCCCAGACCTCTGAGCTCACGAACACTGTTCTGGGTGGGTTTGGTCTTCTGCTCCCCTGTTGAGCTTGGCTGGCCAGAGAAGAGCAGTGGGTGCATCAGATTGTGATAAGCAGCAATGATTCAGCAGGTTAATATCTCAGACATCTCATAAAAACTTTGACTCAGTTCTTGGACAATTCACTTGAACCATTTAATCCCCAGGACTGAGAGCAACAGCAGGAACCCAAACTCCAATCTGCCCACTGGAGTGCAGGATGgaaagggacacagagcctgaggtTTATCCACTGCTCCTTCCAAATACctaatttttgtatttctgaTTGTTCTCTATAAATCACCTGGCCTGGATAgaagagggaaaagagagaagagaaccAATATTGATCTGCACTCCTTAATTATCAATTTGCTCTGTAAAATCCAGTTCAGTCTGGCACAAGAAATGCTCATGCTGCATTTCTGCAACTCCCAAGCCTTTATTACACATTTACAACCTTTGAAAAGTTGTTTTTAAACTCCTGTgagacttttaaaatatataaacataaaaCCTCTGCACTTCTTCCAGAAGTTTATATGTACACAGAAATACAGAAGTAACAGCACTTAAGCATTTCAGAAATACCTATTGAGGAAATTTTGGACTGAGGAAGGTTCTGCCCACCAGTATGTTTCAGATCCTCACCTGGGGAACCAGGCTGACATGAATGGTGCAGAAATTCTCTCTTTTGGCCTTGAACTGGAACTGGCGGAAGGCCTCGATGAACGGCATGCTCTCAATGTCACCCACGGTGCCCCCGAGCtgccaacacacacacacacactgggagTTACTGCCAAAACCTGCCCAAGGTGCACACTAGAGACATGAAAATACATAACTGTCACAGAGAAATGAGGGCCTTTGCCGGggtcgagccatttgtcggtgaggggagactcagacactcaatgtgagtgataagcaaattccatttattgaagagagcatcagacacttatacagcgagtaataagcttatgaatattctgtaagctaagcaatctattggttaaactataccatcaactcttcctcattccttaggggttacatctctctttttctcatgcctctttcactgtttgttattataccacagctaggcccaaggacactgctatctgtgcaggtgcaggacttggaattagccatggttttgtacttttccattttctagcagctaaattcccaacacatAACAATCTACTCCAGGTGCTACTCTACTGTCATCATTTCCCCACAAATCAAAAAGCCACAAGAAAAACAGCTTCCCCTATGGGCAGCACCTCAGAGGCATCAGCTTGACTTCTATTTTGTAGTCAGAGAAAATGCTCAGATGTGAAAATTATGATTTATGAACATTAGGTGGCACTGAGAAGCaaaatttctgttaagttttaGAACTATATAGAGTGGACACGTGCAGGAACAGATGCAAGACAGACAGTGCCTCCTTGGTACCTGAGATCTGGGCCTGTGATCCTGGCACACAAattggctgcaggcagagcccaagTCACCCTGACCTGGGCTCTGTGACCAACTCCCTCTCCTGTGTTAGCACAtcccagcagccagctcagcactgccacagccctcaccctgctct of Zonotrichia albicollis isolate bZonAlb1 chromosome 20, bZonAlb1.hap1, whole genome shotgun sequence contains these proteins:
- the CTPS1 gene encoding CTP synthase 1, whose protein sequence is MRFPAEPAGSGAARVPHLPPAPPARALSARPAAPGSGQMKYILVTGGVISGIGKGIIASSIGTILKSCGLHVTSIKIDPYINIDAGTFSPYEHGEVFVLDDGGEVDLDLGNYERFLDIRLTKDNNLTTGKIYQYVINKERKGDYLGKTVQVVPHITDAVQEWVMRQARIPVDEDGIEPQVCVIELGGTVGDIESMPFIEAFRQFQFKAKRENFCTIHVSLVPQPSSTGEQKTKPTQNSVRELRGLGLSPDLIVCRCSTPLDTSVKEKISMFCHVEPEQVICVHDVSSIYRVPLLLEEQGVVDYFRHRLDLPIERQPRRMLMKWKEMADRYDRLLETCSIALVGKYTKFSDSYASVIKALEHSALAINHKLDIKYIDSADLEPDTLQEEPVRYHEAWQKLCGADGVLVPGGFGVRGTEGKIQAISWARKQKKPFLGVCLGMQLAVVEFARSVLGWTDANSTEFDPKTSHPVVIDMPEHNPGQMGGTMRLGKRRTLFQTKNSIMRKLYGDHDFLEERHRHRFEVNPELKKCFEEQGLKFVGQDEEGERMEVVELEDHPFFVGVQYHPEFLSRPIKPSPPYFGLLLASAGRLTHYLQKGCRLSPRDTYSDRSGSSSPDLEITELKFPSANHD